From Oryzias melastigma strain HK-1 linkage group LG15, ASM292280v2, whole genome shotgun sequence, one genomic window encodes:
- the dhx32b gene encoding putative pre-mRNA-splicing factor ATP-dependent RNA helicase DHX32, translated as MEQDAASLSGEDNFVGKSPCCSDSEALSQGDKDYADILELNQFDGLPYSSRFYKLMEERKELPVWRARSEFMDTLAHQQFVAVSGFAKTGRSSQIPQWCAEFGLSVQFQHGMVVCTQTHSQQAVDLALRVADEMDVNIGHEVGYSIPLEKCCTSETVLRFCTDNTLLREMMSDPLLERYGVVVVDQAHQRTVATDVLLGLLKDIALQRPELRVVLLSAMDPTPKQLTHLSGSEVPVIRVEAPGAGEVVYSSSGGDYFCSALRLVLEIHRSEEWGDVVVFLVTTQEIDLARDILCHEVHGLPPHLGGLVPIAVHPGQPGSLPILGDEEAEPTRRVILTSSPNEDFFWADRSIRFVIDAGLEKRCVFNPRIRTNSAVIQPISAAQAESRKQLTGPAGKCFRLYPKDRQLPAEARPQIVESDITSTVLFLKRMEISGMGHCDFIDRPDPGCLMHSLEELDYLAALDNDGNLSEMGIIMSEFPLEPQMAKTVLASCEFDCVSEVVIIAAMLAVPSCFIDPPAELKAEASRGHVKFQHPEGDHFTLVNIYKAFKQRQQDPYFNEEKWCQDFFLSHTALLMADALHAELTDTLRRIELPISMPAFGSRSNTLNIKRALLAGFFMQVARDVDGSGNYFILTHKHVAQIHPLSGYGAKSPKLGLPEWVLFHQHSFSEDNCLRTVTRITPEEFIQMTPQYFFYNLPPSESKEILQNLFNHADSECGEEKRPSQEEQRQEPPSERCVVQ; from the exons ATGGAGCAGGACGCCGCCAGTTTAAGTGGAGAGGACAACTTTGTGGGGAAATCACCCTGCTGCTCTGACTCCGAGGCTCTGAGTCAAGGAGACAAAGATTACGCCGACATCCTGGAGCTGAATCAGTTTGATGGACTTCCTTATTCGTCTCGGTTTTACAAGCTGATGGAGGAGAGGAAAGAGCTGCCGGTGTGGAGAGCAAGGAGTGAATTCATGGACACGCTGGCCCATCAACAGTTTGTTGCTGTCAGTGGATTTGCCAAAACAGGAAGAAGTTCCCAA attccccAGTGGTGTGCCGAGTTCGGCCTGTCAGTCCAGTTCCAGCATGGCATGGTGGTCTGCACCCAAACCCATTCCCAGCAGGCCGTGGATCTCGCCCTGAGAGTGGCAGATGAAATGGACGTGAACATCGGCCATGAAGTGGGGTACAGCATCCCTCTGGAGAAATGTTGTACCAGCGAGACGGTACTAAG GTTCTGCACGGACAACACTCTCCTCAGAGAGATGATGTCCGACCCTCTGCTCGAGCGCTATGGTGTGGTGGTCGTGGACCAGGCCCACCAGAGGACCGTCGCCACCGACGTGCTCCTCGGCCTGCTGAAGGACATCGCCCTGCAGAGGCCGGAGCTGCGAGTGGTTCTCCTGTCAGCCATGGATCCCACCCCCAAGCAGCTGACCCACCTGTCGGGGTCAGAGGTCCCCGTGATCCGCGTTGAAGCGCCGGGAGCAGGGGAGGTGGTGTACAGCAGCTCCGGCGGCGACTACTTCTGCTCGGCTTTGCGGCTGGTTCTGGAGATCCATCGCTCTGAGGAGTGGGGCGATGTGGTTGTGTTTCTGGTCACGACACAG gaaatagatCTGGCCCGTGACATCCTGTGTCACGAAGTTCACGGCTTACCCCCTCACCTGGGTGGGTTGGTTCCTATTGCGGTGCATCCCGGCCAACCGGGGAGTCTTCCCATTCTAGGGGATGAGGAGGCGGAGCCGACACGGAGAGTGATCCTCACGAGCAGCCCGAATGAAGACTTCTTCTGGGCGGATCGCTCCATCAGATTCGTTATTGATGCTGGTCTTGAGAAAAGATGT GTTTTCAATCCCAGAATCAGGACAAACTCAGCCGTCATCCAGCCGATCAGCGCAGCTCAAGCAGAGAGCCGCAAACAGTTGACCGGCCCAGCAG GGAAGTGTTTTCGTTTGTACCCAAAGGATAGACAGCTTCCTGCTGAGGCTCGCCCCCAGATTGTGGAGTCTGACATCACCTCCACCGTGCTCTTCCTCAAGAGGATGGAGATCTCCGGGATGGGTCACTGCGACTTCATTGACAGACCAG ATCCTGGATGTTTAATGCATTCCTTGGAGGAACTGGACTACCTAGCGGCTTTAGACAACGACGGTAACCTCTCCGAGATGGGCATCATCATGTCCGAGTTCCCCCTGGAGCCGCAGATGGCCAAAACCGTGCTGGCGTCCTGCGAGTTCGACTGCGTCAGCGAGGTGGTCATCATCGCTGCCATGTTAGCAG ttccATCTTGCTTCATTGACCCCCCTGCGGAGCTGAAAGCGGAGGCCAGCAGAGGTCACGTGAAGTTCCAGCACCCAGAGGGGGACCACTTCACTCTCGTCAACATCTACAAGGCCTTCAAGCAGCGCCAGCAGGATCCAT ACTTTAATGAAGAAAAGTGGTGTCAGGACTTCTTCCTGAGCCACACGGCTCTCCTGATGGCCGACGCGCTCCACGCCGAGCTCACAGACACTCTGAGGAGGATCGAGCTGCCCATCTCGATGCCCGCGTTTGGATCTCGAAGCAACACCCTGAACATAAAGAGAGCGCTGCTCGCTGGATTCTTCATGCAG GTTGCACGCGATGTAGACGGTTCtggaaactattttattttgacccACAAGCACGTGGCTCAGATCCATCCGCTCTCTGGATATGGAGCCAAAAGCCCCAAACTGGGTCTGCCTGAGTGGGTTCTGTTCCACCAACACAGCTTCTCAGAGGACAACTGCCTCCGGACGGTAACTCGCATCACACCAGAAGA GTTTATTCAGATGACGCCTCAGTACTTTTTTTATAACCTGCCGCCAAGTGAGAGCAAAGAAATCCTCCAAAACCTTTTCAATCACGCCGATTCGGAGTGCGGGGAGGAGAAGCGTCCGTCACAGGAGGAGCAACGGCAGGAGCCGCCGTCGGAGCGCTGCGTCGTTCAGTGA